CCCTGCTCCTGGGAGGGCGGGGATAGAATTTGCCGGAGCCTTCTTTTGCCAAAAGCCTGAACTTCTTCGGCATTTTAAACCCTGGCGCAGAAATCCCCGGCGGCGGGTGCCAGGGCCGGCAGCTGGGCCGGGCTGTTTCCTCCTCCCGCGCTGTTTGTGCCGGGAACCCTTGACCCCTTTTATAAGCTGAATATTTCAAAACATTCAGCCCACGCTGCGGAAAcccccccccgctccctccgctcccccctttcctgccccccccgccgccccaaACTGGACATAAAAGCgagtcccagccccagccccggctgagcagcgcccgccccgcagaccccgcggcccccgcgcaccccaaaaccccgcaCAGCCCCCAGCCGGGCAGAGGCATCGCCGGGCTCTGCAGCCATGGGGCCAAGCCCTGCTCCCGTGCTTGTCCtcgctctgctgctgctcctctgcgCCCCAGTGGATGGTGAGTGCACCCCCCGCACCCCAGGGCACTGACAGGGCACGGGGGtgcctgcccagctccccagtTCCTGCCTCCACCTGCAGCCAGGTGCTGGTGCAGCGCACAAGGAGGGGTCCAGGGATCCCGGGAAGGGACCACGGGAGTGACAATTTTCTGTGCCCCTCAGCTGAGCCAGCCTCTCTCCTGCAGGGCAGCCCCGGGGACGGATCCTGAGGGGCTCCGAAGCCCGGCCCCACCTGAAGCCATACATGGCCTCGCTGCAGCTGGACGGGCAGCACGTCTGTGGGGGCTTCCTCATCGCCCAGCAGTGGGTGCTGAGCGCTGCCCACTGCATCGAGGAGACgtgagtggggctgggggtcagTGCACGGCTGGGGCGGCTGCTGGACTAAGGCCAAATCCCACTCTGGAGCCTCGACCCCCATTCAGGGCGTGGGACTCAGCTCCCACCTGCAGAGAGGACTGGGCAGCGGCTGTAGGAcctccctgagctccctgctGGGCTCTCCAACCCCCCACAGCACCCCATTTCCATGGCTGGGTGCAGTGACACCCCTCTGCTCTTTGTCCCACACTCTGActctcttccagggatggcaaaCTCTTCCAAGTGCTGCTGGGTGCCCACTCGCTGACGGAACCGGAGCCCCACAAACGCCTGTACCAAGTGCGCGCCCAGTTCCCCCACCCTGGCAGCAACATCCACAACAACAAGGACgaccttctcctcctccaggtgGGCTGGTGGCTGATGGGACCCTCCTCCCCACCAGGCACAGCCCCGTTCCTGCAAATCCCACTGTCCCTTGGGACCCTGCAGGGTCACTGACTGGCTGGAGGAAGTCCTCACGGTCGGGCTGGGCCTGGTTcccctgtccatccctcccTGTGCCACGGGACCATCCCTGCTTCCCCCACCAAAGACCTTTGTCCAAATGCCTCCATCTTCCTCatagctccagctctgctctctggctGTATCCTGGGGCTCCAATCAGGAGGCGAAGCCCTGAGCATGACTGAGCAGGGTGGTCTCAGTGTCAGGGCTGGGCTCACTGTGCCCTGCTGGGTcctgggcagagctgtccctgtgACCTGGGTCCCCTGTGGCTTTgtggcagctggaggagaaagCGGAGCTGAACGCGGACGTGCGGGTGCTGCCCTTCCAGCGGGAGGACAGGGATGTGGCGGCCGACACGGTGTGCGAGGTGGCGGGGTGGGGCACCACGGACCACAGCGGCACCCGGCCGGACAAGCTGCACCAGGTGGAGCGGCCGGTGATCAGCCGCGACGTCTGCAACCACCGCACGCGCCACGACGGCACCATCACCCAGAACATGATGTGCACCGACTCCCGCAGGAAGGACACCTGCAAGGTACCACACGCCCACCTCGGATCCACGGCTGGGAGGGAACAACAGGGCACAATGCCCAGAGCCTGGGAGAGGGGCTGcggagcaggaggggacagcgtCCCCAGGGTGGGTGCCCCCTGTGCCGGGGTGTCCTAGCAAAGCCTTGGCCATACTGATGAGGTCTGGTCCTGCAGGGAGACTCCGGTGGACCCCTGGTCTGTGGCGGGGTGGCCGAGGGGGTGGTCACGGCCGGCTCCCGCGTCTGTGGCAACTACAAGAAACCGGCCATCTACACCCGCATCGCCCCCTACGCAGCCTGGATCGACGGGGTCATGGCCTCCGCcgctggggagggggacactCGCTGAGGGCACCCCAGGGACCTGCTCCATGCCACGgcttgctgctgccagcacggCCGGAGCACGCACAGTGCTGCCCCACTGCATGCCATGGgttcccactgctgctcaccctgctgccagggCGTCCCCACAAGCCAAGAGgagggctgggccaggggactGGTGAGGAACCAAGGAAGGGGGTCCCTGGCCCCCCACTCACAAAATCCAGGGCCCACGTGGGGGAGAATTGGGGGTCACAGCCCTCAAGAGGCTTTGCTGAAGGTGCCCAGAATGCTGCCTGCGACCGCTGCAATAAAGTGATGATgattcctgcagagctgctgggctggaggagtGGGGTGAaggtgggagctggggggggtCTGCGCAGGAGCCCCTGCCCAGGGGGGAGCTGGACATGGGGTGGGACATGCTGAGGTTGTGCCGTTGGGGACGGTGTGGCcttggctgggagcaggggacaCATCCTGCAGTGTGGCCACAATATGATTGAGATCTGGGACCTCCCGCAGGGTCATTGTGTGAATATTTGGGAAAGCAGGATCTGCCTGTTGCTGATACGGCAGTGGCAGCTCTGGCTCCCACGGTGGGATCCGTGCTGGAACCCAGCACGATGCTCACTGGGACCCTCttgaggggcagggcagggcagagccatTTTCCCACCACAATCCAGAGCCCTGCTCTCCCACTGCCCTGTCTTTGGAGGGAGCAGGGCCGAGGCAcaagagctgggagcagggcagcagcagagcccagggcactgccagacccttccagtcccatcccaggAGCTCCATGGTCAGCAGGGGCCTGAGGGGGACACAAATGTGTCTCCATccccctgctgtgctgcttttcctgttccCAAACATTAAATAACCCCAAACCTGTTCTATGAGGAGCTCACAGAGGGCCTGGTTTGAGTTTTACTTACAGGAGAAAAGAGCCTTAATAAGGTGCAGTTTCCTAATTAGCCATTTGATTGTCCCTAATtaccagcagagcagagagggggagaggtctgcacagctctcacagctctgagcagcGAAACATTCGCTAGAGTCGAGGGATGAACTGTCACCAGCTCCAGTTCTCAATAATAATGAAATCATGGttccagagggaaaggaaaggaatgtACTAAGCCTGGCTCACTCCCCCCTCTTAAACGGTCTGTGGGGACctggaattgctggctgggatgcagcagcagaaggctcCAGGCTTATCCCCCTAAGAGCTGAAGGACCCGTGGGAGAGGAGCGGGCCCAGAtcacccccagggctggggctccccaggcacagccacgCTGGCTCCAGGAGGTTGTGAtttcctgcccagggcagcagcagctgagggcaaGGAAGGCCAAAAGTCTGAAAGGATTTTTGGCTGCACCAGGAACGCTCCTCCTCTGGCACGCTCAAGTGTCCAGCCTTGCTGAAGCTGGAGGCTTGCACAACCCCAGGGATCTGATGTTTTTTCCTCGAGTGTCCATAAGGCGAACCTTGAAAGTGTccatttccccttccccttgTTCCAACGATGGTGGTTCCTTTCCTGACAGATGCCCTGGCCCCACACTGGGCAGCCACGTCACACCACAGAAACAAACCACTTGGTTCTGTACAAAATCAGGAGAATTTTTATGTACAACAGCAAGAGGCAAAGGCAGGGATcactccaggcagcagcactcatattcctgctcccatccaACACCGATGGGCACACAGGAGCGAACTCCTGTCTCAGGGACAAGTTTGCTGAGGGATCAGGAGTGCCCAGCCCATGTGGCACTTCCCAAGCAGCCGGAGGCACAGGATGGATGTGAGGATGGATGTGAGGTACCAGCTGTGCTCCTCTCAGCTGGGACTttgttcctctccagctgccccaTCACCACTCTCTGCCCAGGCCAGGGCAGCTGCCAGGACGTcgctgctctgctggcacagaCACAAAACACAGCCAGGCTCTCCCCTCCCGGGCCCCAAATGATGGGGAAACCTCTGGCATTCCTTTCCAGCTCTACCCTGGTAAAAGCAGAGCTCCCTCAGCTCTGTTTTCCAGCACAGCTCAACCAAGGACGAGCAGCAGTAACTCTTCCAAcatgaggaagaggagctgcCATTCCCTTGTCCCAAAGCCTCCATGAAGGGAGCCCTGTGCAGCTCTTGGCCCCCACTGCACCCCGGGAAGGGCTCAGGAGTAGCTGAGGGGCATCTTCCTCCACAGTCCCCCACACAGGCAGTTCTTGATCCAGCGCTGCTCCCACTGCTTCACTGCTGTCACCTTGTTGGGCGACTTCAGCATGGTGACACAGccacacctggggggacacagagggtgcagc
This sequence is a window from Vidua macroura isolate BioBank_ID:100142 chromosome 26, ASM2450914v1, whole genome shotgun sequence. Protein-coding genes within it:
- the CFD gene encoding complement factor D produces the protein MGPSPAPVLVLALLLLLCAPVDGQPRGRILRGSEARPHLKPYMASLQLDGQHVCGGFLIAQQWVLSAAHCIEETDGKLFQVLLGAHSLTEPEPHKRLYQVRAQFPHPGSNIHNNKDDLLLLQLEEKAELNADVRVLPFQREDRDVAADTVCEVAGWGTTDHSGTRPDKLHQVERPVISRDVCNHRTRHDGTITQNMMCTDSRRKDTCKGDSGGPLVCGGVAEGVVTAGSRVCGNYKKPAIYTRIAPYAAWIDGVMASAAGEGDTR